The Prodigiosinella aquatilis region ATAAAACAGAAAGGCCTCTTCCGCAAAAAGGTTAAAGAGGCAAGTATGAATTTGCTACATTAATAACAAATCGTTAATAATACGGTGTGATGTTAACGGCACTAGCCGAGCCATACTCAGAATTCATTTCGCAACAACTGATAACCTTCCACCAGTTTGACATTAGTGCTGGCGACTTCTTCTGAAAATTGCAAAGAAGCGGGGTCTACTTTCGAATAACTTTTAAGATCGGAATCAGGCCCCACGCGTTCCGTTGATGGAATATAGGTATTCTCAGGCAAGGTGACGCCATCCACAACTGCATTATAGCGAATAACACAACCCGTCTGAATATGACAGTTAAACAACACACTGTTGAATCCAATAAATACCCGCTCGTCAACCTGACAGGGGCCATGCACTATTGCACGGTGGGCAATAGACGTTCCGCTTCCTATCGTCACTGGTGCGCCACTTTTTGAGTGAATAACCACCCCGTCCTGAATATTAGAGTGGGAATGGATAATGATAGGATCCATATCCCCGTCTGCATTTAGCTCGTCAGCACGGATAACCGCATAGGGTCCGACGTAAACATAATCATGAATAATGACACGTCCACAAATTACTGCGGTGGGATCGATATAGGCCTTTGTTGACACCACTGGGGTATGACCTGATGGGTTTTTACGTAACATTTTTACTTCCTTTCCAGTGAATACAGGCAACGGCATTATGGGGATGCAGGCTTTCCTGATGCTCAACCCGGATATCAAATGCTTCACAAAAGAGTGCACAACGAAAAACATTATTGAGCCGACGGGCAGCATCTTCGCAAAACATCAGATTCTGACCGTTAGCCACCGCAAACGCCTGTTCGTCGCTCCGCTTGACGACCGTTTGCACGGCTGTCCCGAGAGCAACTTCAGCATAATCAATCAGCTCAATCACAGGCAGTGATTTTGCTTCAGGATTAAGCCGGATACTCACCCAAGCCCAGCTTCGCTGGCTGTGCGGGGTTGCTGGCATTCCTTTCTCAACAAGCCAGTCCGCTATTTCTGCTGCCGGGAACCTGTCGATCCGGTTGCCAAAGTCTTTACTAAACTGCAATCCCGCAACGTGGCGGCTAAGCGCTGCGGACGCCGGGCAGGTTGACGAATAAGGGATACCAACTTTAAGAACAACCGTAAAAGATTGCCTGAGTTCGGCGCTCAGAGTCAGAGGATAAGCTTTCCAGCCGGAGTGATTAGAATTTAACGACTTACGAGACAGTAATAACTCCCCTGAAATCTCAATACTGGCTTCATCACTGCGTCCATGATGAGATGCCAGAAATGCGTTCAACACATGTTGCAATAATGCCGGTGTGATTTCCCCTTGTGTCAGTTCGTCCAGAAGAAGATAAAGGCGAGACATGTGGATCCCCTTTTCTGCTTCAGGTGAACTGAGAAGGTTTATACCAGCATTGACCTTTGCTGATACCGGCCTGCCTGCAATGTCTACCGGCAGATCAATTTGCTCCATACCAACCCAGGATAATGACTCGCCCTTGTCGTCACTCTTAGTGGACTGAATATCCGGTAGTATGCCTGGGCATAAGGTTTGTTTCGCTGTAATACTCATATAGTCCTGCCTGATCTGATATCTACTCTCATCCCAATCCTGCCCACTGCCTGAGCTACCGCTTTATTTCTTTCGGTACTGAACCTCAACCTTTTCCTCTTTTGTTTTGGCTTCAATACTTAATTCTGCGGTGGGCCTGAGTAACAGGCGTTGCAGACCGATAGGTTCGCCTGTATCCCGGCAGAAGCCATATTCTCCTTTTTCAAGCCGTATAAGCGCTGCATCATATTTCGGCAACAGGCGGCTTTCTCTGTCTATCTGTCTGAACAGCAGACGTAACTGTTCTTCACGAATGGCGATGTCACCTTCGTCACCCGTTTCTGGATTATCCTGCAGTTGTTGCTTCATCTGGTCTATATGATCAAGCACCTCCTGCCTTTCATGGCGGATAAGCCGCCGGAAGTAGTCCAGTTGCACAGGGTTCATGTAGTCTTCTGACGACATTGCCAGGATTCTTTCTTGTTCAGCGCGGGTAGGTTTAGTCATGTTCTGTACCGATAAAATTGCAACTTGATACGTTATAACATAACATTATCTATCGCTGCAAAATAACCTGTTAAGCCAGCCAGGCCACTTTCGTGGGCCAGGGATCGTGGAAAATTCCCCCCTGCAGCCACCAGCGAATTTCCTCTTCAGTGAGTAAACACTGGCGCAACGCGAGGGCGAAATCGTCAATTTCACCGCTCTCGCCAATAACAGTCAGGCGGCAGCGCCGGTCACCAAATCTGCCAGGCATTTTTGCCAATTGCTGACGGATAGCTGAGCGTTCTTCCTGTGTCAGTGAATTATCAGTGTGAGTCAGGACCCCGGCTTTCCAGTAGCTTATGAATTCGAGATTGATGCTCCCTGCTGCCTGGTTCCACAATAATGCCAGGTCATCCCTTCCCGGTAGCCAGAAAAACCCCTTGCTGCGGTAAACGCCTGCGCCCATGAAGCGATGGCAGGTATCCCACAGCCGCTGCGGATGAAATGGACGGTCATCCTCAATGACCCGCCACGAAATATCATATTTTTTGTTGGGTTCATCCGGCAAAACTGCATCAATTGCATCCTGAAGCTCATCGATAAGTAACGCCACCCGACGAAAATCGTAATCCGGCATGGAAAGCAATTCATCCAGCTGTAAATTTCCCCAGGGCACGGCCATAATTGCAACCTGCGGATTAAGTGGATGTATGGCTCTGGCTACCTCAGTAACAACATAGAAGGGTAACCGGTCGTTTTTGGTTAGTAAGAGCTTATTACAGAACATAATCTGTTCTGCCAGCAGGCTTTCCACTCCCCTGGCCCCTTTGTTGAGGTGCTCCTGGAAAACCGGAATAAGCTTCTTTCCACCGTCGTAGTCATCATTAAGCATGACCGTATCAACAAGAGACAAAAATGCTTTGAGACTTACCTGAGTGTGTTCTCGAAGATAGCGGACCAGGGGAAGAGGATGGCTGCTGCCTGACGTTTCCAGTAAAATAAAATCCGGAGACCGTTTTTCGAGCAGGTTTTTCAGCGCGGAATCCAGCTTCTGGATCCCACTTCTGCTGCTGATATTGTCTGCTGAAATACTCACAAAATTGTTACTGGCTGCATCAACGATTTCTGTGTTGGCTATCAGGACGCCATCCACATCAAGTTCACTCATGTCATTAACGATGACGAATACAGTCATTCGCCGTTTGTGTGCCTGTGTAAGAAGGTTTTTTAGCAGAGTAGTTTTCCCTGCCCCCAGAAAACCATTAAGGATAATGAGCGGTGTTCTTTTCATAGCATCAAGCCTTATGCCGCTAAACGTTAATGCAATCAAGTTGCAATAATACCGGCTTCCTGCCAAAATTCAAATGACATGACTCGGAGGGGGAAATATGACAACACCAGTAGCCAAAACGTATGACTGGAAGCAAACGTTGCGCACACATGGTTTGCGGGCAACGCTACCCACCCTTGCTACGCTGCAATGCCTTGAACATGCCAGCCAGGCCATGAGCCACGACGATTTAACTCAGCAACTGGGCGAGCAGGCTCCCGATCGTGTGACCCTTTACCGAATACTGGAGCGGCTAATGCAGGTAAATATTGTCCAGCGTTATACCGACTCGGCAAGAACTCAGCGTTTCGCTCTGACCCAACGGGCTGCCGTAGGACTTTTTGAATGCGATAACTGCCATCATGTTATTCCTATTGAGCAGGATCCGGCCCTGGAAGCGGCCATTGAATTGGTAAAATCACATCTCACTGGACATGGTATGACCGAACGGGAAATTACCCTTTCCAGTCATGGTATCTGTCCGGACTGTAATCGTACTATCACCAAATAATTTTTTTGTTATTCCGGACGACTGTTAATTAGCACCAGGCGTGTTCGTGTGCTGCTATCTAAAAATAATGAGGTAAACGTAATGATTAAACTAACAAACACGCTTGGTATGCAAAAGGAGCTATTAGTTCCGGTTAAAGAGAGCAAAATCGGCATGTATGTATGCGGCGTGACGGTTTATGACCTTTGCCATCTGGGGCACGCCAGAACCTTTGTAGCTTTTGATATGATTGTCCGCTATCTGCGTTTTTGCGGATACGATGTGACTTTCGTGCGCAACATTACCGATATAGATGACAAAATTATTCAGCGCGCCCGTGAGACCGGAGAGGACTGGCGCAGCCTGACAGAGCGAATGGTGCATGAAATGCACATTGATTTTGCAAAGTTAGGCATCCTGCCGCCAGACATCGAACCCCGCCCCACAGAGCACATTCCACAAATCATCAGTATGATCGAACGACTTCTGCATCGACAATATGCTTACATTGCAGAGAGTGGTGACGTCATGTTCTCCACTGCATCGGCAAAAGACTATGGAAAGCTTTCGGGACAAGATATTACCATGCTTCGCGCCGAGGCCCGCATCGACGTCAATGACGTATAAACGCGACCCGCTGGATTTTGTTCTCTGGAAGCGGGCGAAATCCGGCGAGCCGGCCTGGCCCTCTCCATGGGGAGAAGGACGACCGGGATGGCATATTGAATGCTCTGCGATGAACTGTCATTACCTCGGAACGCATTTCGACATTCATGGCGGTGGTTCGGACCTGATATTTCCCCATCATGAAAATGAGATTGCCCAATCCACCTCCGCCAATGATGGCCCTTACGTAAATTACTGGCTTCACACCGGCATGGTGACGGTGAGTAAAGAGAAGATGTCAAAATCGCTGCATAACTTTTTTACCCTGCGCGATATTCTGCACCGGTTCGATGCCCAGAGTGTGCGCTTCTTCCTGCTAAGCGCACATTATCGTAAGCCGCTGAATTATAGCGAGGAGAATATTCACCTTGCGCGCGCCTCTCTAACACGGCTCTACACCGCATGCCAGTTCGCTGACGGGTCTCGATCTGAACAGCACGATGCATGGCGGGCCAGATTCTGTGAGGCAATGGATGATGATTTCAATACGCCCCAGGCGCTTGCCATTTTATTTGAACTGACAAGAGAGATTAACAGGCTTTGCGGAACGAATGATGATGAAGCCGCAGCACTTGCCACCACGCTGAAATACCTGGGGAATGTGCTGGGTTTGCTTGAACAAGCATCGGATGCCTTTTTGAAAAACCGCAGTGATCTTCATCCTGCAGAACTGCAACTTATTGAAAAGTTAATTCACCAGCGCAGTGAGGCACGACGTATGGGCGAATGGGACAAGGCCGATCGTTTAAGAAATGAATTAGCAAATCAAGGTATTGAACTTGAAGATGTCGGCGAAAATACCTCATGGCGTATCCGATAAGTTGTACCTTTGGATGTAAAAAATTTCAATATGTATTGCTATATTATAACGTAACGCAAAGAGTAATTTTATGAATAAACCACGCGAAGTCGTTATTGTCGGTGCGGGTCCGGCCGGAGTGGGTATGGCGGCGCTTCTTCGTCGGAGTGCCAAACAGGATATCCTGGTCGTTGACAGTCACGAAGTAGGTGCCTCCTTTATGCGCTGGCCGGAAGAAACCCGTTTTTGTTAGCGCCAGTGATATAAGACGGTAATGGGGATGCGGATGTTTTCTTGGACGGTTTTATTGCGCGATGCCGAGTTGTCGACGGTACATTTCCGGGCTGAGTGCTCCCAGCGACAACTTGATGCGATGTTCGTTATACCATCGTATATAGGCATCAACATGCTGCATAAAGTGCTCAGGTGTCACGCCTGACCACTCATGACCATAGTACATTTCCGTTTTCAGGCGACCAAAGAACCCTTCACAAGCCGCATTATCCGGTGAACAGCCTTTACGGGACATCGAACGGATAAGACTGGCAGCATTCACACGCTTAAGCCAGCCTGGCCAGCGGTAATGCCCGCCTCGATCGCTATGGATTATTGGTCGTTCGCCTGCGGTTAATGTGCTGATTGCACCATCCAGCATGGTATTCGCCAGTTCTGCATCCGGGCGTGTACCCAACGACCAGCTCACAACTTTACCATCGAAGCAGTCGATTACAGGTGACAACCATACTTTGCCTGACGGCAACTGAAACTCCGTGATATCTGTCAGCCATTTTTGATTAGGCTGTTCCGCGTTAAAGTCTCTGGCGAGAAGATTGTCAGGTGCCGGGCCGATTTCTCCGCCGTATGAGCTGTAGCGGCGCCGACGGTTTCGACTGACCACAAGCTGTTCTTCCACCATAAGTCTGCGTACAACCTTCTCAGAGAGTCGCTGGCCTTTGTGCCGTAGCATAGCGTGCAGACGGCGATAGCCATAACAACGATAGTTACCGTTGAAGATCTCTGTTATTGCGATACGTACGGTCGCGTATTTATCTCCCGAGCGCAGAGCTGTCCGGTGGTAAAAAAAACTGCTCCGTGCAAGTTCAAGGACTCGCAGCAGCTCTGTCAACGGGTACGAGCCTCTCAGGACATCAGCGATCTGCGTCTTTTCCCTGTTTGTCAGAGTGCTGACGCTGATGCCCGGGTCTTTTTTTATGATTTCCTCCGCTTTTTTCAGGATATCGAGCTCCATCTGCTGTCGACGTATCTCCTGATTAAGTCGGTTAACTTCTTCGCGCAGAGTGTCGCGCTCTTCCGTAAGAGACGGCTTTTCATGTTTGCGCATGGACTGGTAAGCCTCATCGCCGATGATTTCATCTTTCCATTTGTACAATACCGTGCGACTGATGCCAATGTTCATGGCGATTTCTCTGGCAGGTACATGCCGTGTACAAAGCGCCATGACAGCCTGACGTTTCACCTCAGGTTCAAAAGGTGCATTTTGATTGATCGTACTGGTGAAAATAAGCCGTCTGCCGGGATGACGTTCATTAACCCAGCGAGCCAATACATCACAGCAGGGATAACCAAGAGTCCTGCTGGTAAACGCCAGGCAGCAGCCATGGTTAAGATAATGTTCAACAGCAGCCTGCTTTTGCACATCAGAGTAACGAGGCTTACGGAGTATGGATTTTGTAGCACCGTCACTCGCTTCCCATAAACGGATCCAGCGTCGTAGATTTCTTTTAGAGGGGTAACCCAGTTCACGAACTACAGGAGCCAGTTTTCTGCCGTATTTAAAGTAAAGTTCAATTGCGCGGAGCCGTTCTGCTTCGGTAAACATTATTTATCTCCTGAGAGTCCAGGAAATCGTCCGCACCCCCATAACGGTCTTATATCATTGGCGCTAACACAATAGCGTGCGGTTTGCGTACATCCACAAAGCGGCGCATTTGGAAGCCAGAAAGGCGATGATGCAATGGTGGTCGGACTATCTAGATGCTTGCGGGAGAAGTATGTTCCGCCCTATATCCGGGGCCGAAAAAACTGTTTTAGAATAACTTAATCCAGCTTGATGTCATTAATGATAAAGTGAAAGCAGATCCTACACATTCAGGATCTGCTTTTTTTGAGTTAGTAACCTGAACTTGCCATAGCTAAGATGAACCGCTCAATTCGAGTATTAAAAACTGTGGTTGATTTAAAAATCGTTAGCGACAGATCTTTGCTAACGGTATATTTTCCTGACTGTAACGTTATGGTTATTTAACCTCGAAAACTTTTTAAAGACTTCTTGTACTCATACACCGAAGCATTCATTTCTAAACGTGCCTTGTATGCTTGGCTGAAAAATCAGTCTCTATATTATTTTACAGTTTATCAATTTTTTCCGGTTACTAACGTAAATAGTATCTCACTTATCGTCTGCAAAAAAACCAATAATTTTCGTAAGTGCTATTTGTTTAAAACCTAAAAGTAGCAGTCGCTGTAATCTGACGCTCAGTTCCGTAAAAGCACGCTGTAGTGGCGTAACAACTTGCCACGTACTTTTTATTAAAGAGATTGTTAACGCTGACCCCAACAGTAGATCCCGGTAAATTAAACCTGGCCAAATCGTACTGAACTGCTGCATTCCAGATGGTATAGGGCTTAACTTTGAAGGAGTTGGCGCTATCACCTTCAGTTGATCCGATATACCGTACTCCGAGTCCAAGTGTTAATCCGCTCAGTGCGGTTTCATGGAACGTGTAATTACCCCATAGTGCCGCCATATTTTTTGGAATTTGAGAGGGCTGATTACCCTTGTACGAAGTGTCTTTTGTATATTCTGCATCTGTATAGGAATAACTTCCGATAACATCCACATTTTCAGTTAACGCCGCTTTAGTCTCAAGCTCAATACCTCTTGATCGTATTTCACCGTTCTGCACTGAATAATAAATATGCTCTGGATCTGTACTCAAATTTTTATTTTTGGTCAACTGGAACACAGATAAGGTTGCAGAAATCGCCCCATCATCAGGGATATATTTTAATCCTGCCTCATATTGTTTAGCACGTGACGCCTGGAATGTTTTACCCGCATAGTCAGTACCACTTGTAGGCAGAAAGGATTCACTGTAACTGAAATAAGGTGAAATACCGTTGTCAAACAGGTAATTAATCCCCCCCCGCCATGTAAACTCATTGTCGTCCTGCTTGGAAACAGCATTATTGTTCAGGCGATTAACAGTGTCTATCTTGGACCAGTCGTAACGGCCTCCCAGTGTTAATACCCAGCGATTCCATTCCGCCTGCTCCTGGAGATAAAGTCCCGTTTGCTCCTGGTGGTCAACCTGGCTGGTGGTACGGTAATACTGCACTGCCGTGTTACCATAAACAGGATTTATAAGATTCAGGTTCGATGCCAGACCAAAGGTATGCCAGCTATCATTTCGGGTGCGTCGATAATCCACGCCCAAAAGCAGAGTGTGATCGACTGTATCTGTAGAAAACTTGCTCTGCGCTTGAGTATCGACCGCAAAGGTCGATAAATGCTCCTTGAACGCCAATGCCCCTCTTGTTAACTGAGTAGGATCAACGGTGGAAATACTACTACCATAGATAGTTTTATAATCCATATCGACCGTTCCGTAACGCAGGTTCTGACGTACAGTCCAGTTATCGTTGATCTGATGGTCGAATGTATAACCGACTAACTTCTGGTTTCGAGAGATTTTATTATAACCCGGTTCACCATCATTAAAGCTGGTCGGCAATTTACCTCCGGCGCCGTTAGTCACAGTTCCGTTTTTAGGTAGATAACCATACCAGCCGATGTCAGGTTCATTGAGGAAACTGCTTAAAAAAGTAAAGCTAGTTTTGTCATCCGGACGCCAAGTGAAAGACGGTGCTATCGAATAACGCTTTGCTTTTTCACCAGTTTGTTGTTGATCTTGATCGCTGGCGACACCAGTCAGTCTGTAGGTTAATTCTCCGCTATCATCGGCCGCACCGCCAAAATCAAAACCGGTTTGAAAAAGATTATGGTTACCCATTTTAAACTGAACTTCACGTATGGTTTCCGCTGTAGGACGTTTGCTCACCAGAGAAATAATTCCCCCCGGATCACTCAGGCCATATAAGACAGAGATGGGACCGCGCAATAATTCAGCACGCTCCAGCATATAAGGGTCAACCTGGAATGATGCATAACTATCGCTCTGAAGTTTTAGTCCATCAAGGTAAATATTATCTGCAATCTGGCTAAAACCCCGAATATTGACTGAATTGAATCCCGTTACAGAGCCTCGGTTGTCAACCATCACCCCCGCTGAATAGCGAAAAGCATCTTTTAGCGTCGGAGGATCCAGCAGATCCATTTCCTCACGAGTCACGACAGTGATCGACTGTGGTGTTTTAAGTATCGGTGTATCTGTTTTGGTACCTGTCGCGCTGCGTTTAGCCACTATTGTGCCCACTGGCCCCCAGGCATCTTCAGAAGTAAGGCTCTGCCCATTAGTGGTAACCGTCATCGTATCTTCTGTAGTGGAAGTCGTGGGGCTGTCTGATGATACTGCGGGAAACGACAATGAACTGATAAACGCACTGATCATGACGGTAGAGGGACGTAGAACCAGAGCTTTTTGCAATTTCATTTATATACTCGTTTGGATTAAGTGAGAAATAATGTCGTGAGGTCATTTTCCAAGGCGTTCAAATAAATGCCCTATATTGAGTGGATAAATATTCCCTTATTGGATCTGACCCCGCGCCTGCCTATCATTTTCTTGTAGATGCCAAGCAACTTTCATCCCAGATACTTTTCTGAAAATAAATTTTTCTGCGAAAAAAAGACCATTCGGGATCCAGCGATGTAATCTCGCCAATACATTCAAATGAAACTCATTCTCATTAAACTACGAGAGTTAATGTTGCGATAGCGAAATACAGCCATATAGTTTTCCATTTCAGCCAAAATGTACTTTAAAAGTTTTTGGCTGAAATGCGAAATAACATGACAATTTTTCGCAATGGTTCTTCTTCATCGAAAAGTTAGACTGCCAATCAAAATGCCTGGATATGGGCAAAAATGCGCTTTAGCACAGTCTGATTTTTAAATCGATAAGGAATAATCATGTATTTACAAGACAATCACGGGCACTTATCGCTGCCCTGCTCGCAAGCCCTGTCTGTTTTCTCTGGCAAAGGTGAGCGCCTATGAGCATCGCGATGAATCGCCATGTGAAGCCAACAGTAATCAGCATGCTTGCCCTCATTGTGGTCTTCAGCCTGCTGTACACCTGGCGGATCCTCCGTAGCAGTAGCGCAGAACAGCAGACTCTGCCACCTATACCTGTAACGACGATCCGCGCAAAAACCAGTAACGTCGCAGATCAATTACAAGCCGTTGCAAGTTTGCAGGCAGTACAGGAAGTGTTGCTCGCTCCGGATACATCTGGACGTGTGACCGCCATTAACTTTGAAGCGGGCCAGTTTGTTAAGAAAGGAGACGTCGTGATACAGCTTTACGATGCTCCGGAACAAGCGGATCGCGCTTCTGCCAAAGCAAAAGCTGATTTTGCGCAACTGCAACTGCGACGTTCACAAGCATTAGCCCAAACAGGAGCCGAGTCCCGCGAACTTCTTGAGCAGCGCATGGCGGAAGCCGTCCAGACCGCCGCAGCGGTCCGGCAACTTGACGCACGTATACAGCAAAAGGTTGTTCGTGCACCGTTTTCTGGTCAACTTGGTATCCGGCATATCAATCTTGGTCAGTACCTTAACGCAGGTGATGAAATCGCCACGCTAACCCAGCTCGATCCGCTCTACGTCAATTTCACGTTGCCCCAGCAGGATTTGCCCAAGCTGACTTTAGGCGCGTCGGTGCAGGTGACGGTAGATGCAGCGCCAGGCCAGGTATTCAACGCCAAGGTCAGCACCATCGAGCCGCGCATCGACGGCGAGACTCGCAATGTGGACGTGCAGGCGCTATTGCCCAATACCGACCGGTTACTGAGGTCTGGCATGTATGTGACAGCGCGGCTGATGTTACCCGCCACTAAAGACGCTATTGTGTTGCCGCTGACGGCAATCCAGACCTCGGCCTCCGGCGACAGCGTGGTGCTAGTGCAAGGTGTCGATGCACACGGGATCGGCAGGGCGGTCGCGGTACCGGTCATCACCGGCCGCCGACTTGGCGATGAAGTCCTGGTGACGCAGGGTGTTAAGCCCGGTGACGTCGTTGTGACGGCGGGTCAGAACAGGCTGCCGCCCGGCGCGACGGTGAAGATCAATATGCCCGTGCCTGCCGCCGCAGCACCGCATGTCGCCCCGGCGGTCGCCCCCGCCGCTGACGCACAATAGAGGACGGCACTATGCATTTCACCGACATCTTCATCCGCCGGCCCATCCTGGCGCTGGTCGTCAGCCTGTTGATCCTGCTGATGGGCACCACCGCTGTATTCCTGCTGCCCGTGCGGCAATACCCCTATCTGGAAAACGCCACCATCACGGTCAGCACCACGTTTCCGGGGGCGGCCCAGGACGTGATGCAGGGCTTCGTCACTGCACCGATAGCGCAGTCCATCGCCACGGCCAGCGGTATCGAATACCTCAGTTCGACCACCACGCAGGGCAAGAGCGAGATCAAGGCGCGGCTGGTGCTCAATGCCAATGCCGACCGCACGATGACCGAAATCCTCGCCAAAGTGCAGCAGGTCAAGTACCGGTTACCAGCGGGCGTCACCGATCCGGTCATCCGCATGTCCACCGGGGGCAGCACCGCTGTGCAGTACATCGCCTTCTACAGCAAAACCCTGTCGATCCCGCAGGTGACGGATTTCGCATCTCGGGTGGCGCAGCCTCTGTTCACCAGCATTCCGGGGGTAGCCTCGGCTGACGTCTATGGGGGTCAGCCGCTGGCTATGCGCATCTGGATCGACCCGGTACGGTTGGCCGCGCACGGGCTGTCGGCCAGTGATATTTCGGCTGCGCTACGCGCCAACAACGTGCAGGCTGCTCCAGGCCAGCTCAAGAGCGCGCTGACCGTCACCAACATCAGCGCCGCGACCGACCTGCGCAGCGTCGATGACTTCCGTCATATGGTCATCAAATCCAGCCCCGGCGACGGTGTGGTGCGGTTGTCGGATGTCGCCACGGTGGAGATTGGTGGTCAGGACTACAACAACCTCTCATTCGCTACTGGCATACCTGCGATCTTCGTTGCCATCCAACCCACACCCGACGGAAATCCCCTGAAAATCGTCAGGCAGGCCAACCAACTGCTGCCGAAGATTCGTGCAATGGCGCCGCCAGGACTAACGGTAGCACCCAACTACGACGTTGCACGTTTCGTCAACGCCTCCATCAAGGAGGTGAAGCACACACTGATCGAAGCCATCGTGATTGTCATCGTGGTGATCTTCCTGTTCCTCGGCACATTCCGCGCGGTCATCATTCCGGTCGTCACCATCCCGCTGTCGCTGATCGGCACTGCGGCACTGATGCTGGCCTGCGGCTTCTCGATCAACCTATTGACGCTGTTGGCGATGGTGCTGGCGATCGGCTTGGTAGTGGACGACGCCATCGTGGTGGTGGAGAACATCCATCGCCACATCGAAGAAGGCCTGTCACCCGTGCGTGCGGCATTGCTTGGCGCGCGCGAGATCGTCGCGCCAGTGATCGCCATGACCATCACGCTGGCGGCGGTCTATGCACCTATCGGCATGATGGGTGGGTTGACCGGCGCACTGTTCAAGGAGTTTGCTTTCACGCTGGCTGGCTCGGTCATCGTCTCGGGCGTTATCGCGCTGACGCTCTCGCCGGTGATGAGTTCGATGTTGCTCAGTTCCAAGCAGGGTGAGGGACGGCTGGCGAAGCTGGTCGAACACTATATGGAATGGC contains the following coding sequences:
- a CDS encoding efflux RND transporter periplasmic adaptor subunit, whose amino-acid sequence is MSIAMNRHVKPTVISMLALIVVFSLLYTWRILRSSSAEQQTLPPIPVTTIRAKTSNVADQLQAVASLQAVQEVLLAPDTSGRVTAINFEAGQFVKKGDVVIQLYDAPEQADRASAKAKADFAQLQLRRSQALAQTGAESRELLEQRMAEAVQTAAAVRQLDARIQQKVVRAPFSGQLGIRHINLGQYLNAGDEIATLTQLDPLYVNFTLPQQDLPKLTLGASVQVTVDAAPGQVFNAKVSTIEPRIDGETRNVDVQALLPNTDRLLRSGMYVTARLMLPATKDAIVLPLTAIQTSASGDSVVLVQGVDAHGIGRAVAVPVITGRRLGDEVLVTQGVKPGDVVVTAGQNRLPPGATVKINMPVPAAAAPHVAPAVAPAADAQ
- the fhuA gene encoding ferrichrome porin FhuA produces the protein MKLQKALVLRPSTVMISAFISSLSFPAVSSDSPTTSTTEDTMTVTTNGQSLTSEDAWGPVGTIVAKRSATGTKTDTPILKTPQSITVVTREEMDLLDPPTLKDAFRYSAGVMVDNRGSVTGFNSVNIRGFSQIADNIYLDGLKLQSDSYASFQVDPYMLERAELLRGPISVLYGLSDPGGIISLVSKRPTAETIREVQFKMGNHNLFQTGFDFGGAADDSGELTYRLTGVASDQDQQQTGEKAKRYSIAPSFTWRPDDKTSFTFLSSFLNEPDIGWYGYLPKNGTVTNGAGGKLPTSFNDGEPGYNKISRNQKLVGYTFDHQINDNWTVRQNLRYGTVDMDYKTIYGSSISTVDPTQLTRGALAFKEHLSTFAVDTQAQSKFSTDTVDHTLLLGVDYRRTRNDSWHTFGLASNLNLINPVYGNTAVQYYRTTSQVDHQEQTGLYLQEQAEWNRWVLTLGGRYDWSKIDTVNRLNNNAVSKQDDNEFTWRGGINYLFDNGISPYFSYSESFLPTSGTDYAGKTFQASRAKQYEAGLKYIPDDGAISATLSVFQLTKNKNLSTDPEHIYYSVQNGEIRSRGIELETKAALTENVDVIGSYSYTDAEYTKDTSYKGNQPSQIPKNMAALWGNYTFHETALSGLTLGLGVRYIGSTEGDSANSFKVKPYTIWNAAVQYDLARFNLPGSTVGVSVNNLFNKKYVASCYATTACFYGTERQITATATFRF